The Triticum aestivum cultivar Chinese Spring chromosome 7B, IWGSC CS RefSeq v2.1, whole genome shotgun sequence genome window below encodes:
- the LOC123162759 gene encoding peroxidase P7-like gives MASSTVWQCIVALSLFCSAAYGYGYGQDNGNDNGYGQGNGNGNGNGQLDPRFYEQSCPPLGFIVRVSMIKAVLTERRMGASLLRLFFHDCFVQGCDGSILLDDVPATNFTGEKTAFPNVNSVRGFEVIDDIKRNVEYVCPGVVSCADILALAAREGTVLLGGPSWAVPLGRRDSTTASLDGANSDLPGPSLNLTELIQSFANKSLSPRDLTALSGAHTIGFSQCVFFRDHIYNDTNIDPAFAAELRRGCSTPTGSGDTNLTPLDTQTRFVFDNAYYPNLVARRGLLHSDQELFNGAAQDDLVRQYSSNSALFFSDFVAAMIKMGNISPLTGNAGEIRRNCRVVNSS, from the exons ATGGCTTCGTCCACTGTCTGGCAGTGCATTGTTGCTCTCTCCCTCTTCTGCTCCGCCGCCTACGGCTACGGCTACGGGCAAGACAACGGCAACGACAACGGCTACGGGCAGGGCAACGGGAACGGGAACGGGAACGGGCAGCTGGATCCGAGGTTCTATGAACAGAGCTGCCCTCCTCTGGGGTTCATCGTGCGCGTGAGCATGATCAAGGCCGTCCTCACGGAGCGCCGcatgggcgcctccctcctccgcctcttcttccatGACTGCTTCGTTCAG GGCTGCGacgggtccattctcctggacgaCGTGCCGGCGACCAACTTCACCGGCGAGAAGACCGCCTTCCCCAACGTCAACTCCGTCCGCGGCTTTGAGGTCATCGACGACATCAAGAGGAACGTGGAGTACGTCTGCCCGGGCGTCGTCTCCTGCGCTGACATCCTCGCCTTGGCCGCACGGGAAGGCACAGTCCTG CTCGGCGGGCCAAGCTGGGCGGTGCCGCTGGGCCGGCGGGACTCGACGACGGCGAGCCTGGACGGAGCGAACAGCGACCTCCCAGGACCGTCGCTGAACCTCACTGAGCTCATCCAGTCGTTCGCCAACAAGAGCCTGAGCCCGCGCGACCTCACGGCGCTCTCCGGCGCGCACACCATCGGCTTCTCGCAGTGTGTCTTCTTCCGGGATCACATCTATAACGACACCAACATCGACCCCGCGTTCGCCGCGGAGCTACGGCGCGGCTGCTCCACCCCGACGGGCTCCGGCGACACCAACCTGACGCCGCTCGACACCCAGACGCGGTTCGTCTTCGACAACGCCTACTACCCCAACCTCGTCGCGCGGCGGGGTCTGCTGCACTCCGACCAGGAGCTTTTCAATGGCGCCGCCCAGGACGATCTGGTGCGGCAGTACAGCTCGAACAGCGCGCTCTTCTTCTCCGACTTCGTGGCCGCCATGATAAAGATGGGGAACATCAGCCCGCTCACCGGGAATGCCGGCGAGATCAGGCGCAACTGCAGGGTTGTCAACAGCAGCTGA